From one Mya arenaria isolate MELC-2E11 chromosome 4, ASM2691426v1 genomic stretch:
- the LOC128231336 gene encoding tripartite motif-containing protein 65-like → MGAGNSCGSSKDVEEQKLDSTRKHLQIENLILCSLCLERYKDPRMLSCQHTFCFNCIKEHIRTAEQNHIPQVSCPQCKVPVLTTQTLINSPPEKWERLLPRNITIEKILDNLPTDEEYCDVHADKLYEYFCEADMKLCCSSCILEEHKNCKKVTPILEFTDDNTRFSGVCKKLLAELKKAVGHTHTMLNQLRNNVRKLEKDKESVFKQLEEFRASIMNHIENNEKAIKEEITDILNNKYDEIEVVEDLDEKFKEYEEKLSDQSNFEAVQKLRALTIVDHFSKEDFEDLQTAQTKIKTVTVEFVLDSIKMGIAKKQLTSSVGHFLVYDRPVY, encoded by the coding sequence ATGGGAGCTGGAAATTCCTGTGGATCGTCGAAGGATGTAGAAGAACAAAAACTGGATTCCACAAGAAAACACTTGCAAATAGAAAACCTTATTCTGTGTTCGCTTTGTCTTGAACGGTACAAGGATCCAAGAATGCTAAGTTGCCAGCATacgttttgttttaactgcATCAAAGAACACATCAGAACCGCTGAACAAAATCACATACCTCAAGTTTCATGTCCGCAGTGTAAAGTCCCAGTATTAACCACACAAACGCTGATAAATTCCCCACCAGAGAAATGGGAAAGACTTCTACCAAGGAACATCACAATAGAAAAAATTCTCGACAATTTGCCAACTGATGAAGAATATTGTGATGTGCATGCTGATAAATTGTACGAATATTTCTGTGAAGCAGACATGAAACTGTGCTGCAGTAGCTGTATTTTGGAGGAAcacaaaaattgtaaaaaagttaCTCCGATTCTGGAATTTACCGATGATAATACAAGATTTAGCGGAGTATGTAAAAAGCTACTTGCAGAGCTCAAAAAGGCTGTTGGACATACACATACAATGCTAAACCAGTTGAGGAATAATGTACGAAAACTTGAAAAGGACAAGGAGTcagttttcaaacaattggAGGAATTTCGAGCCAGCATTATGAACCATATTGAGAATAATGAGAAAGCAATTAAGGAAGAAATAACTGATATTCTGAACAACAAGTATGATGAAATTGAAGTTGTTGAAGACTTGGATGAGAAATTTAAGGAGTATGAAGAAAAATTGAGTGATCAGTCAAATTTTGAAGCTGTGCAAAAACTCCGAGCGCTGACAATTGTTGACCATTTCAGTAAGGAAGATTTTGAAGACCTGCAAACAGCTCAAACAAAGATTAAAACTGTAACTGTTGAGTTTGTTcttgacagtattaaaatggGCATTGCCAAGAAACAGCTTACTAGTTCTGTGGGACACTTCCTTGTTTATGATAGGCctgtatattaa
- the LOC128231334 gene encoding histamine H2 receptor-like: MSDDQYYSTTKVNRVVSRELQGATKVNDYNFSPESQVGHPPNKLVETSDIQQDVMSTNPSDHSEAYYLYFIATVGIALNIVVILAIIVRRPLRKMTSGFLIHACLLDLFKSAYCIPIATNLLSQTKPVDCDFFGAMFVILVTTSVFNMVAMVCTEAYTFGEKNIGGNSKGTVICIMFGIILVYIGSIILHLGPTLIGGHFDFQPEIGSCSFTFGKQTGYVAHIMWVIISTVAMIAVFHFIYRLYKEIQINRPNRVSFLVRTSITVMDSSTSSTCRLRKIIRDATHRAKIFIYNAVLYIVCWYPYFLLIILDKNFTVSPKVYQAFAFIAWSQGPLQPIMYIFFDRNLNILAKHMYCDKYRYDIDTIIQMMMNRHRTSEQTDPRFQDRDASFSSSEPPNNLDAHRRPRNNVLNEHRNICMVQNTSNHNTQNLALNIPNMEPIDLTQQLVPCSNIPPASEGSEELPPPPLSLASPHGTPVSFHGAPAPPPNFQDTAGTHSGFHGNPRIIHERSRTPVTQMSDKNYENYNRDIAYTHNELTEVEF, encoded by the coding sequence ATGTCAGACGACCAATATTACAGTACCACAAAGGTAAACCGAGTGGTGTCTCGCGAATTGCAGGGAGCGACGAAGGTGAATGACTACAACTTCTCCCCGGAGTCTCAAGTGGGTCATCCACCAAATAAGCTCGTTGAAACTTCCGACATACAACAGGATGTGATGTCAACAAATCCCAGCGACCATTCAGAAGCTTATTACCTTTATTTCATCGCCACGGTCGGAATCGCTCTCAATATAGTGGTGATTCTGGCCATAATAGTACGACGTCCACTCCGAAAAATGACCAGCGGATTCCTTATCCATGCGTGTCTCCTTGACCTGTTTAAATCGGCTTACTGCATTCCTATAGCCACCAACCTGCTTTCTCAGACCAAACCAGTTGACTGTGATTTTTTCGGAGCTATGTTTGTGATACTCGTCACCACCTCCGTGTTCAATATGGTTGCCATGGTGTGTACGGAAGCCTACACATTTGGCGAGAAAAACATCGGAGGCAACTCAAAAGGCACAGTAATCTGTATCATGTTTGGCATAATTCTAGTGTATATTGGTAGCATCATACTTCATCTGGGTCCAACACTTATTGGCGGTCATTTTGATTTTCAACCCGAAATTGGCAGTTGTTCGTTTACGTTCGGAAAACAGACTGGTTATGTTGCACACATCATGTGGGTGATTATCAGCACAGTGGCGATGATAGCTGTGTTTCACTTTATATACAGATTGTATAAGGAGATACAAATCAATCGACCAAACAGAGTTTCCTTCCTTGTGCGCACCTCGATAACTGTAATGGATAGTTCCACTAGCTCAACCTGCAGACTTCGTAAAATCATCCGCGATGCAACTCACCGTGCCAAAATTTTCATCTACAATGCTGTGTTATATATAGTGTGTTGGTACCCATACTTCTTATTAATCATTCTTGACAAGAACTTTACAGTTTCACCCAAAGTTTACCAAGCGTTTGCATTCATTGCTTGGTCCCAAGGACCCTTGCAGCCtatcatgtacatatttttcGATCGCAATCTAAACATTCTTGCCAAGCACATGTACTGTGATAAATACCGCTATGATATCGACACAATCATACAAATGATGATGAACAGACACCGAACTTCTGAACAGACAGACCCAAGATTTCAAGATCGGGATGCCTCCTTCTCCAGTTCTGAGCCCCCGAACAATCTTGATGCACATAGGAGGCCAAGGAATAATGTATTGAACGAGCACAGAAACATTTGTATGGTGCAAAATACTTCCAACCACAACACTCAGAACCTTGCCCTTAACATACCAAACATGGAGCCTATAGACTTGACCCAGCAGCTGGTTCCTTGCTCTAACATACCACCAGCATCTGAGGGGTCGGAAGAATTACCACCCCCACCCCTTTCCCTAGCGTCCCCCCATGGAACACCTGTTTCCTTCCACGGAGCACCCGCTCCCCCTCCAAACTTCCAAGATACAGCAGGTACCCACTCTGGTTTCCATGGGAACCCAAGGATCATTCATGAAAGGTCAAGGACACCAGTGACACAAATGAGTGACAAAAACTATGAGAATTATAATAGAGACATAGCATACACTCATAATGAGCTGACTGAAGTTGAATTCTAA